Proteins co-encoded in one Acidovorax sp. 69 genomic window:
- a CDS encoding NADH-quinone oxidoreductase subunit A → MNLDQYLPVLLFILVGIAVGVVPLVLGYILGPNRPDAAKNSPYECGFEAFEDARMKFDVRYYLVAILFILFDLEIAFLFPWAVTLHEVGVAGFVAVVIFLAILVVGFAYEWKKGALDWE, encoded by the coding sequence ATGAACCTCGATCAGTACCTCCCCGTCCTTTTGTTCATCTTGGTCGGCATCGCCGTAGGCGTTGTCCCTCTGGTGCTCGGCTACATACTGGGCCCCAACCGCCCGGATGCCGCGAAGAATTCCCCCTACGAATGTGGCTTTGAAGCCTTCGAGGACGCGCGCATGAAATTCGATGTGCGCTACTACCTCGTCGCCATTCTTTTCATTCTGTTTGATCTCGAAATCGCATTCCTGTTTCCTTGGGCGGTGACGTTGCATGAGGTGGGTGTTGCGGGCTTCGTGGCGGTCGTTATTTTTCTGGCCATCCTGGTCGTGGGGTTTGCCTACGAGTGGAAAAAGGGTGCCCTGGACTGGGAATGA
- a CDS encoding NADH-quinone oxidoreductase subunit B family protein, whose product MIEGVMKEGFITTSYDSVVNWAKTGSLWPMTFGLACCAVEMMHAAAARYDIGRFGAEVFRASPRQSDLMIVAGTLCNKMAPALRKVYDQMSEPRWVLSMGSCANGGGYYHYSYSVVRGCDRIVPVDVYVPGCPPTAEALIYGIIQLQQKIRRTNTIARV is encoded by the coding sequence ATGATTGAAGGCGTGATGAAGGAAGGCTTTATCACCACGAGCTATGACTCGGTGGTGAATTGGGCCAAAACTGGCTCGCTGTGGCCCATGACATTTGGTCTGGCCTGCTGTGCGGTTGAGATGATGCATGCGGCAGCGGCTCGTTACGACATTGGTCGCTTCGGTGCTGAAGTGTTTCGCGCAAGCCCTCGGCAGTCCGATCTGATGATTGTGGCCGGAACGCTGTGCAACAAAATGGCGCCCGCGCTGCGCAAGGTGTACGACCAGATGTCGGAGCCTCGCTGGGTGCTGTCGATGGGTTCGTGTGCCAATGGGGGTGGTTACTACCACTACAGCTATTCTGTGGTGCGCGGTTGTGATCGCATCGTCCCGGTGGATGTGTATGTGCCAGGCTGCCCTCCCACGGCAGAAGCGCTGATCTACGGGATCATCCAGCTGCAGCAGAAAATCCGCCGCACCAACACTATTGCTCGCGTCTGA
- a CDS encoding NADH-quinone oxidoreductase subunit C, protein MTAVAIRPEILKNNIVAALGAKVRQITVALDEVTVVVAAEDYLDAMRLLRDAESCRFEQLIDLCGVDYSAYADAVNEGSRYCVVSHLLSVSLNQRVRVKVFCVDDDFPVVASVSDLWNSANWYEREAFDLFGIVFDGHNDLRRILTDYGFIGHPFRKDFPLSGHVEMRYDAEQRRVVYEPVSIEPREITPRIIREDKYGGLH, encoded by the coding sequence ATGACTGCTGTTGCCATTCGGCCCGAAATTCTCAAAAACAATATCGTTGCAGCACTGGGGGCGAAAGTGCGGCAGATCACGGTGGCTCTGGATGAGGTCACTGTGGTTGTGGCTGCTGAGGACTATCTTGATGCCATGCGCCTGCTGCGTGATGCGGAGAGTTGCCGTTTCGAGCAATTGATCGATTTGTGCGGGGTGGACTATTCCGCGTACGCCGATGCGGTGAATGAAGGCTCTCGCTATTGTGTGGTGTCGCATTTGCTGTCCGTGAGTCTGAATCAGCGCGTGCGCGTCAAGGTGTTCTGTGTAGATGACGACTTTCCTGTCGTGGCCTCGGTGTCCGATCTGTGGAACTCGGCAAACTGGTATGAGCGCGAAGCTTTTGACTTGTTTGGCATCGTGTTCGATGGTCACAATGATCTGCGCCGTATCCTGACCGATTACGGCTTCATTGGTCATCCGTTTCGCAAGGACTTTCCACTGTCTGGACATGTTGAGATGCGCTACGACGCCGAGCAGCGTCGGGTGGTTTATGAGCCGGTGTCGATTGAGCCGCGCGAAATCACGCCACGCATCATTCGCGAAGACAAGTACGGAGGCCTGCACTAA